The genomic DNA GCAAGAAGTATCGCTGGGAACCCAACCAGGCGTTGCCGTAGAACCACGTGCCTCTGTGGCTATAATCCTTCCCGCATGGATTTGGAACAGAAACTTGCTGAGCTGAAAAAGCGCGACGCACTGGCGGAAGCCGGCGGCGGCGAAGACCGCCGCGCGCGCCAGCACAAAGAAGGCAAGATGTCGGCGCGCGAGCGCATCGAGTTCCTGCTCGACGACGCAACCTTCGAAGAGACCGACAAGCTGGTCACCCACCGCTCCACCGACTTCGGCATGCAGGAGCAGAAAGTCCTGGGCGACGGCTTCGTCACCGGCTACGGCCGCATCGAGGGGCGCCTGGTGTTCGCCTTCGCGCAGGACTTCACCGTGTTCGGCGGCTCGCTCTCCGAGGCCAACGCGCAGAAGATCTGCAAGATCATGGACCTGGCCATGCGCGTGGGCGCGCCCGTCATCGGGCTGAACGACAGTGGCGGGGCGCGCATCCAGGAAGGCATCATGTCGCTGGGCGGCTACGCCGATATCTTCCTGCGCAACACGCTGGCCTCGGGCGTGATTCCGCAGATCTCCGCCGTCATGGGGCCCTGCGCCGGGGGCGCGGTGTACTCGCCGGCCATTACCGACTTCATCCTCATGGTGGAAAAGACGGCGTGCATGTTCGTGACTGGCCCGGATGTCATCAAGACCGTCACGCACGAAGAAGTCACGAAAGAACAGCTCGGCGGCGCCATGACCCACAACGAGACCTCGGGTGTGGCCCACTTCGTGGCCCACGACGACGCCGAGTGCCTGTCGCTGATCCGCGAGCTGCTGAGCTTCATTCCGTCGAACAACCTGGAGGACGCGCCGCGACGGCCGTGCTCCGACCCCATCGACCGCGCCGACGAAGAGCTGGACCGCATCGTGCCCGCCGAGTCGAACCTGCCCTACGACATCAAGGACGTCATCCAGCGGGTGGTGGACGACGGCTACTTTTTCGAAGTCCACGAGCACTATGCCAGGAACATCGTGGTGGGGTTCGCGCGCATGAACGGCCGGCCCGTGGGCATCGTGGCCAACCAGCCGGCGTTTCTCGCCGGCGTGCTCGACATCAACGCCTCCGTCAAGGGCGCGCGCTTCGTGCGCTTCTGCGACGCCTTCAACATCCCGCTGGTGACGTTCGAGGACGTTCCCGGCTTC from Terriglobales bacterium includes the following:
- a CDS encoding acyl-CoA carboxylase subunit beta, translated to MDLEQKLAELKKRDALAEAGGGEDRRARQHKEGKMSARERIEFLLDDATFEETDKLVTHRSTDFGMQEQKVLGDGFVTGYGRIEGRLVFAFAQDFTVFGGSLSEANAQKICKIMDLAMRVGAPVIGLNDSGGARIQEGIMSLGGYADIFLRNTLASGVIPQISAVMGPCAGGAVYSPAITDFILMVEKTACMFVTGPDVIKTVTHEEVTKEQLGGAMTHNETSGVAHFVAHDDAECLSLIRELLSFIPSNNLEDAPRRPCSDPIDRADEELDRIVPAESNLPYDIKDVIQRVVDDGYFFEVHEHYARNIVVGFARMNGRPVGIVANQPAFLAGVLDINASVKGARFVRFCDAFNIPLVTFEDVPGFLPGTNQEYGGIIRHGAKLLYAFAEATVPKVTVITRKAYGGAYCVMASKHIRTDLNYAWPTAEIAVMGPEGAVNIVYKREFDRAAKEGFNGLTGEAAVAALRAQKVEEFRERFANPYIAAERGYVDAVIRPGETRKKIIDALEMLENKRDKNPPKKHGNIPL